A part of Neoarius graeffei isolate fNeoGra1 chromosome 8, fNeoGra1.pri, whole genome shotgun sequence genomic DNA contains:
- the aldob gene encoding fructose-bisphosphate aldolase B: MTHQYPSLSPDQKKELATIAQRIVAPGKGILAADESTGTMAKRLQKINVENTEENRRFFRDLLFSVDPSISQSIGGVIFFHETLYQKSDKGIPFPQLIKEKGIVVGIKVDKGTAGLNGTDGETTTQGLDGLGERCAQYKKDGCDFAKWRCVLKISDGCPSALAIAENANVLARYASICQQNGLVPVVEPEILPDGDHDLQRCQYVTEKVLAAVYKALSDHHVYLEGTLLKPNMVTAGHSCSKKYTPQEVAMATVSALRRTVPAAVPGICFLSGGQSEEEASLNLNAINLTPLHRPWKLSFSYGRALQASALAAWKGKAENRKAAQEAFCTRAKINGLASKGEYKPTGQTDQAATQSLYTASYVY, from the exons aTGACCCACCAGTATCCATCGCTTTCTCCAGACCAGAAGAAGGAGCTGGCCACTATCGCCCAACGTATCGTGGCTCCTGGAAAGGGTATCCTGGCTGCAGATGAGTCCACAG GCACCATGGCAAAGCGTCTGCAGAAGATCAACGTCGAGAACACGGAGGAGAACCGCCGCTTCTTCCGAGACCTCCTGTTCTCCGTTGATCCCTCCATTTCTCAGAGCATAGGAGGAGTCATTTTCTTCCACGAGACACTGTATCAGAAATCAGACAAGGGCATTCCTTTCCCCCAGCTCATCAAGGAGAAGGGAATTGTGGTTGGAATTAAG GTTGACAAAGGCACAGCAGGGCTGAATGGAACAGATGGCGAGACGACCACACAGG GGCTGGACGGCCTGGGCGAACGCTGTGCTCAGTACAAGAAGGATGGGTGTGACTTTGCTAAGTGGCGCTGTGTGCTGAAGATCTCCGACGGCTGCCCTTCTGCTCTTGCTATTGCTGAAAACGCCAATGTACTAGCCAGATACGCTAGTATCTGCCAACAG AACGGCTTGGTGCCTGTTGTCGAGCCTGAGATTCTCCCAGATGGCGATCATGATCTCCAGCGCTGCCAGTACGTCACGGAGAAG GTCCTTGCCGCTGTCTATAAGGCTCTATCTGACCACCATGTGTATCTGGAGGGTACGCTGCTCAAGCCGAACATGGTCACAGCCGGACACTCCTGCTCCAAGAAGTACACCCCACAGgaggttgccatggcaacagtcaGCGCCCTCAGACGCACCGTCCCGGCCGCTGTTCCAG GCATCTGCTTCCTGTCAGGAGGTCAAAGTGAAGAGGAAGCTTCACTCAATCTCAATGCCATTAACCTGACTCCACTGCACAGGCCCTGGAAGCTGAGTTTCTCCTacggacgcgctctccaggccTCGGCGCTCGCAGCGTGGAAGGGTAAAGCAGAGAACAGGAAGGCTGCACAGGAGGCTTTCTGCACTCGTGCTAAG ATTAACGGTCTGGCATCTAAAGGCGAGTACAAACCAACAGGCCAGACTGACCAGGCTGCCACACAGTCCCTCTACACTGCCAGCTATGTCTACTAG